A DNA window from Pyrus communis chromosome 3, drPyrComm1.1, whole genome shotgun sequence contains the following coding sequences:
- the LOC137729238 gene encoding glycerate dehydrogenase, whose amino-acid sequence MAKLVSIEVWNPNGKYRVVSTKPMPGTRWINLLIEQDCRVEICTQKKTILSVEDIIALIGDKCDGVIGQLTEDWGETLFSALSRAGGKAFSNMAVGYNNVDVNAANKYGVAVGNTPGVLTETTAELAASLSLSAARRIVEADEFMRAGLYDGWLPNLFVGNLLKGQTVGVIGAGRIGSAYARMMVEGFKMNLIYYDLYQATRLEKFVTAYGQFLKANGEQPVTWKRASSMEEVLREADVISLHPILDKTTYHLVNKDSLAIMKKEAVLVNCSRGPVIDEVALVEHLKQNPMFRVGLDVFEDEPYMKPGLADLKNAVVVPHIASASKWTREGMATLAALNVLGKIKGYPVWSNPNQVEPFLNENAPPPAASPSIVNAKALGLPVSRL is encoded by the exons ATggcaaaactagtttcaattgAAGTCTGGAATCCCAATGGGAAATACAGAGTTGTCAGCACAAAACCCATGCCAGGAACTCGCTGGATCAATCTCTTAATCGAGCAAGATTGCAGAGTTGAA aTATGCacccaaaagaaaacaattcTGTCTGTTGAGGATATCATTGCTTTGATTGGAGATAAGTGTGATGGAGTTATTGGACAG ttgacAGAGGATTGGGGAGAGACTTTGTTCTCAGCACTGAGCAGAGCAGGAGGCAAAGCTTTCAGTAACATGGCTGTTGGCTATAACAATGTTGATGTTAATGCTGCTAACAAGTATGGAGTTGCTGTTGGGAACACACCT GGAGTACTTACAGAAACCACAGCAGAGCTAGCAGCTTCACTTTCTTTATCGGCTGCTAGAAGAATTGTTGAAGCGGATGAGTTTATGAGGGCCGGCTTATATGATGGATGGCTTCCTAATCT GTTTGTGGGAAACTTGCTCAAGGGGCAAACTGTCGGTGTGATTGGAGCTGGCCGTATAGGTTCTGCATATGCCAGAATGATG GTTGAAGGTTTCAAGATGAACCTAATTTACTATGATCTGTACCAGGCTACCCGGCTAGAAAAGTTTGTTACAG CTTACGGTCAGTTCCTAAAAGCCAACGGTGAACAGCCCGTGACTTGGAAAAGAGCATCAAGCATGGAGGAGGTGCTCCGAGAAGCAGATGTG ATAAGCCTTCACCCAATTCTGGATAAGACCACTTATCATCTAGTCAACAAAGACAGTCTGGCAATTATGAAGAAG GAAGCAGTCCTTGTAAACTGTAGCAGAGGGCCTGTGATTGATGAAGTGGCTCTTGTAGAACATTTGAAACAGAACCCTATGTTTCGAGTTGGCCTGGATGTCTTTGAG GATGAGCCTTACATGAAACCTGGGCTTGCCGACTTGAAGAATGCTGTTGTGGTACCTCACATTGCTTCCGCTTCCAAG TGGACTCGTGAAGGAATGGCAACACTGGCTGCTCTTAATGTCCTG GGAAAAATTAAAGGATACCCTGTTTGGTCGAATCCAAACCAGGTAGAACCATTTCTCAACGAGAATGCTCCGCCACCAGCTGCCAGTCCTAGCATTGTCAACGCGAAAGCCTTAG GTTTACCAGTTTCAAGGCTGTGA
- the LOC137729146 gene encoding SKP1-like protein 1B: MAAEKKMITLKSSDGEAFEVDEAVAMESQTIKHLVEDCTDNVIPLHNVTSHILAKIIEYCRKHVEGRKDGDSTDLGQSGDETLKKFDEDFFNEIKADQNVLFDLILAANYLNIKSLLDLTCQTLADMIKGKTPEDVRKTFNIKNDFTPEEEEEVRRENQWAFE; encoded by the exons ATGGCCGCTGAGAAGAAGATGATCACCCTGAAGAGCTCGGACGGCGAGGCGTTCGAGGTCGATGAGGCGGTTGCTATGGAGTCACAGACCATCAAGCACTTGGTGGAGGACTGCACCGACAATGTGATCCCTCTCCACAACGTGACCAGCCACATCCTCGCCAAGATCATCGAGTACTGCCGGAAGCATGTCGAGGGTCGCAAAGACGGCGACAGCACCGACCTCGGCCAGAGCGGCGACGAGACTCTCAAGAAGTTTGACGAGGATTTCTTCAACGAGATAAAAGCTGATCAGAATGTCCTCTTTGATCTGATCTTA GCTGCGAACTATCTAAACATCAAGAGCCTGCTGGATCTGACCTGCCAGACTCTGGCTGACATGATCAAGGGAAAGACACCTGAAGATGTCCGCAAGACATTCAACATCAAGAATGATTTCACCcctgaggaggaagaagaggttcGCAGGGAGAACCAGTGGGCATTCGAGTAA